ttaaacTTGTTTTACTGATGAGAAGCTAAGAATTCTATTGATTGGATACAATCAATTcgatattttcttagatgattaaaataaaagggTACTTTGCTGTTGCATAAACTAGCAATACATGAATTTTGACATATGTTTATATTCACATATCTCTGCAACATGAATTTGAATCTGAAAGTCATCTGCCTTTGTTAATGCAGTGCTACCTTTTAGCATGGAGCTGCAATGGTTGAATAAACTGGAGACAAGCAGGATCTCTCGAGTTGTCTCTCATGTCTAGACCATTTGTGAGAAGGGATTTACTGTTTGCACCATTCACCTCACCAATCTCTGAATCTGCAATTAGTATTATGCTCATTCAAGAAAATTAGCATCTAGAAAGTTGGTACATAAAGTGCATTTATGACTTTTGCTGATGCTgtacacatattttttttttttgtagaatcaGTTCATGACAATTTTCCAAATCATATACAGTTTTGGACATACATTTTGCCTAAGAAATGTCAAACTTCTGTCTGGAGTGTTAGAAGGTTTTCATGATAGCTCAGAATTTTATAGCTTGCCCTACTTAATTAGCTACATTAGTTCACTTGTTAAGAAGTTGGGAAGTGGGGGGAGGTGCTGGGTTTCCCTTCTCATCGATGGTCTAGATGTGCGAGGTGACTCTCATAGTGTTAAAGAGAAACGGTATAAGTGAGTGGTCACAACAAGCCTCCACATGCAACATTAGTATTTCCTGAAAAGGTTAGAAATTTTTCACATTGTGAAATTATTGTATTGCTAGATTTTCGACCAGTTTCGTGAGTTGTTTTTCAGGTTGATACATCATGCCACTTTTCAAACTTAACGTAAAAGATAGATGCAGAAGCAAGTAGCACTGATTTTATTGCAAGAACTAAAGAAGACaggcaaaagaagaagaagcaaagtgTGTTTTATTGGAGGATAAGGACGTTGAAGGATAAGGACATATACTTAGATATGTTTAACTAATGTGATAAGGATGTAATTAGAAGAATATACCCTAAAGTCGGTTAAGAtctttgtaatatatatactcTTGTAACGTGATGAATAGAGGCAACcttttccgatcatattgtcatatttacatggtatcagagcccagatCCTAACAAGTGTTTTGTACTTATGCAGAAACGCAGTTCAATCTTTCAGTTCAAACCGTTCGAAGTGATAATGGGATGGAATTTATGTGTCTGAGAGAGTATTTCCAAGATAAGGGGATCATCCATCAAACGAGTTGTGTGTACACACCGCAACAAAATGGCCGTGTGGAGAGGAAACACAGACATATATTGAATGTGGCAAGAGCGTTGTTGTTTCAAGCTAACATGCCAACTAAATTTTGGGGAGAGGCGATATCTACGGCGACACACTTGATCAATATGACACCGTCTAAGGTACTTGACGGGAGTTCACCGTATGAGAAATTGTTTGGTGTGAAACCCGCTTATGAGACCTTGAGGGTATTTGGTTCGTTGTGTTATGTTCACAGGAGAGATCGAACCAAGGAAAAGCTAGGTGAAAGAAGTAGGAAGTGTGTGTTTGTGGGATATCCCTTCGGCAAGAAAGGATGGAGAGTATATGATCTGGAAAGTAACGAGTTTCTGGTGTCAAGAGATGTCAGCTTCACTGAAGATGAGTTTCCATTTGCGGGACATAACTCTGGTGTGATAGAATCAAAGAAGTTGACAGGAGAACCTGATGATGATTGGGTTATAAACATGGTTGTGGAAGACAGGGGGAGTAAGTCTCAGtcaagtaatcaagaagaaACAGTGGTGGAGGTTTCATCTCATGGAACTCCAAATGAAAATGTCATCAGTAATGACATGGTTGAGGAAGTTGAGTCAGAATCAAAAACTGTAGCTGAGAATGAAGTTGTTGCAGAACCTGAGCTAGGGAGAGGGTGCAGAGAGAAGGTTTCGTCTGTGAGATTGAAGGATTATGTGAGCTACAATGCTCAGTACTTGCGAGAACAACCCCATCACGATCTCACTACTCCTGCACCACAATCAGAGCCTTCGTCAACTGGTCCAGGTAACACGCCTTATCCAATTGAAAACTATATATCTGATGAAAGATTTTCTCCTGATCATAAGGCCTTTTTGGCGGCAATAACAAATGAGAGAGAACCACGAAGTTATAAAGAAGCGGCTCAACAGAAGATTTGGCGCGATTCAATGCAGAAGGAGATAGTGGCATTTGAAGAAAACAAGACGTTTAGTGTGGTTAATTTACCACCAGACAAGAAAGCTATTGGCAATATGTGGATTTACAAGTATAAGTACAATGCTGATGGTACAATGGAAAGGCCTAAGTCGAGGCTTGTTGCTTTGGGAAATAAACAAGTAAAGGATAGAGACTTCAAAGAGACATTTGCACCTGTTGCAAAGATGACCACAATACGCAGTTTGTTGAGAGTGGTTGCAGGGAAAGgatggattgtgcatcagatggATGTGCACAACGCGTTTCTACATGGAGACTTAAAAGAAGAAGTTTACATGAAGTTACCGCAGGGGTTTAAGCATTATGATCCTAACAAGCTCCATAAGGTTGTCTATGGCCTGCGACAGGCACCGAGATGTTGGTATGCAAAACTGACCGATGCTCTCAAACGGTACGGTTTTAAGAACTCGTATGCAGACTATTCATTGTTCGTATATTCGAAGAAAGGTATTGAGCTAAGGGTGCTCATATATGTGGACGATCTACTTGTGTGTGGTAATGATATGGAGTTTGTTACCAAGTTTAAAAACTATTTGAGTAGATGCTTTCACATGAAAGATCTAGGgaaattgaaatattttcttGGAATAGAAGTGGGACGTGGCGAAGAAAGCTTTATGTTATCTCAGAGGAAGTACGCTTTGGATCTCATATTTGATGTTGGTTTGCTTGGAGCAAGACCAGTCGCTACACCTATGGAGCAACATCACAAATTGGGACTAGATAAGAGTCCATTTCTAGTAGATGTAGAGAAGTACATAAGATTGGTCGGACGTCTGATCTACTTGTCAATCATGCGACCAGATATATCGTATTCGGTGCATATTCTTTCGCAGTTCATGAAAACGCCAAGAGAAGTACAGTGGGATGCTGCTTTGCGGGTGGTTAAGTATCTTAAAGGGACACCAGGGCAGGGCATCATGTTGAGTTCAAAGAGTGATTTGAGTTTGTCTGTTTACTGTGATGCAGACTGGTCGGCGTGTCCGTTGACAAGAAGATCATTGAGTGCTTATGTTACCTTGGTAGGAGACTCACCGGTGTCGTGGAAGACAAAGAAACAAGGAGTGGTGTCTCACTCATCGACTGAATCGGAATATAGATCAATGGCGCAAGCGACTAGAGAGGTTAAGTGGTTGCGGAGACTTCTGGATGACTTGGGAGCAAAGCAACTCAAGCCTTCGAAAATCTACTGTGATAGTAAGTCAGCAATATACATAGCGGCTAATCCAGTGTTCCACGAGAGAACTAAACACATCGAATCTGATTGTTACCAAGTTAGAGATGCAATTCAGGATGGCTTGCTAGAGACGGTACATGTACGAACTACGGAACAAGTTGCAGACGTGTTAACTAAAGCGCTTGGAAAGGCTCAGTTCGAAGCTTTGCTGTTCAAGTTGGGAGtaagaaattttaatattcCCAACTTAAGGGGGAGTATTGGAGGATAAGGATGTTGGAGGATAAGAACATATACTTAGATATGTTTAACTAATGTGGTAAGGATGTAATTAGAAGATTATACCCTAAAGTCGGTTAAGAtctttgtaatatatatatactcttgtAACGTGATGAATAGAAGCAACTTTTTCCGATCATATTgtcatatttacatgtttatcGGTGACAGATCAATAACGTGACCGAAAGGTTTTACCATTTGACTTGTTGTCGCCGTTGATTCTCTCATTCATCCATTTCATGCTGCAAGAAAACCCAATGTATTAATACATTTCTTGTAAATTGATACGTACCATTACTCGGTAGATTATAACCACAAATGAAAGACTATGTACATCTGTATACTTAGCCAATGAGAAGATGAATATAATTACTTCTTATACATGAATGATATTAGCCTAAAACAAATATAAGTGATGCTAGATAGcacaaataataaattttctttttgtatagtTGTATGATATTCTGTGAAACTATTGTTTCCACTTTTTGTGAAGAAGTACATGTTGATTTAACATTAGTCACACTCACGTACTCTATTGTATACCCAAACCAGGCTGCAACATTGGATGTATGaacaatttagtaaaactaaataaaatttttggttTAATAATTTGCGGACCATCTATTCATGTTTATATAATTCCGAAAAAAATTGGAATCCAAAACTAATGCTTATGCCGATGACCAGCTCTGCTAGTGTGGTAAATAGGAGTCCGTGACAGGCCTGCAGCTGCGTTATTTACTTCATACCCAAATTCTAAATCCATCAACAATATATATTGATGTATTTAGGCAATCAATGCATGACCGAAAATATCACAATCTTTGTGTTTGAACCGGTCAAACACATTCAGTATGGAAACAAAACGAAATAAACGGTGTAGGCCTAACAACATCATTATCCTGCATCCCGTAAATGggtcttttaattttattctaaataacaaaatattattattttagttgatTAAGTTTAagcaattaaatttaaatgtaaataaaatgtCGTTACACATACCTTGACAGGTGAAAGAAGTGGGTTAGAAACGTTTACTATTGTAGCAAAATAAGAACTTTTTTCACTTCTCTTTCTAACTTTTTtaggtttttgatttttctttaattacAATTATCCTAACAACCCACTTAAGAGCTCAGCGATAAAGATGTTCTAAGTACCTAACGTATGGTTAGTGGTTACGCCTAGGCCTGGGCAACATATTTGGAACCGAAAAACCAAACCGGAACTGAACCAAAATACATGAAACCAGAACCAGACCAATACCCTTAAATACCCaaacattttctatatttttatatccgaaataaccaaaccgaacccggaagcaaaccgaaaaccaaacggatacccgaatatatataaaaatattaattatatatacatataacataactatatatatacatataacataactaaatatatatttttaatttaaaattctattaaaagtctCTGAAAgtagttgaggataactaaattattataaagtatctgaATTACCCGAAAGTATCTGAAACTATCTGAATAGTTTATCTGAAATATCTAAATTAATctgaaatatccaaaaaaattatctaaatcatcttaattattttatattttaccctaaataactgatattttatccaaattatccgaactacccaaACTATCCGAActcgaaccggatccaaatgagaaccaaaTTTTTTCTGGGTATTTTCtggttcctacatttactatctGAATCGAATCCGAAAGTATCTGaacagaaccgaaccgaaaataggtcaaATAGTAAATGGATCTTCTAGGCTCCTATCCAAACTAcccaaaatccaaaatacccgaAATGTCCATGCCTCGTTACACCTTTACATTCATGCAGTTTTTAGGAAATATCTTAATGGGCTACTAATGGGTTTCTTTCTTTATGTATCTTCGGCCTTTTGACTTTAAACAGTAAGGGCAAAACGGTAGTTTCACTTCGCCCCTGATCCATCGCTGCGTATATATACAGTCGCCTGCAAAAACTAGGGTATAAAAGCCCCAAATTATTTTCTCCGCTCAAGAGAACGAATCCTTGGCAATCGACCCAACGGTACCCATCCTTGTTTACGTCGCCGGAGATCGGTAAATCGTCTGTAATTTTCTAATCTCCCTCTCCTATATTGAGATCTTTGATTCGTCTATGGCAAACTTTTCAGATTCCCGATTCGTTTATTTAGTAGCGAAATTCGATTTGAGCTTTGTTGGGATTTGTAGGTCGTTAGATAATGGCGACGTTTGAGCTATACAGGAGATCGACGATAGGGATGTGTTTGACGGAGACTTTGGACGAGATGGTTCAGAGCGGTACCTTGAGCCCTGAGCTAGCTATCCAAGTCCTTGTTCAGTTTGACAAGGTGACTGATCTTGGAGAgtcttttggttttaatttttcctttttgtctGATGTCTGTGTCCTTTTGTAGTCCATGACTGAAGCTCTGGAGAGCCAAGTGAAGACCAAGGTGTCTATCAAGGTGATCtttaaagtctttttttttttttttaaatcgtgtGATTGttagttctaaacaatcttgcTCTAGTTCGTTTTGGTTGGTTTGAACCTGATGCAGCATTCATATTTCGtggaaaaatgtttttagaGTTGAAAGTTTAAGAGCCTAGCGCAATTATTCACGTCTCTGGAGTTCTATTAGTTCATGATTCCTCTAAATGTTTCATGCATTATGTCTAGTTTTGAGTTTCTTTTGATTGCAATTTGATTTAATCTGTATAGATACAGTTATCTGCATGATGATTAGATTGTTTATCTCGATAGAAACTAGCATTGTCATGAATTCTATCAAGATTACTGTTTGTTTGGATGTTAACTTATATATGATGAATAACAGACTGAAGCTATCCCCTTATGTGAGTTTTTTAAAGTTCAACTTGAGATTAAGCTGTATGGTTTATAAGTAGGAGCTGACATATGTTACCTCAAGATTAGTGTCAATCCATAAAGCTAAATCTCAAGTTCTTTATGCTACTCGTTTTCTGATGATCGACGTTGGTTCTCTTCTAAGATAGTAGCCAAATATTAAACGCTGCACACAAGATAAGAGAGTGTTGGCAGGTGAAACAACCAGATACTTGaatattgttttgttatttCTTGTACAGGGGCACCTGCACACCTACAGGTTCTGTGACAACGTCTGGACCTTTATATTACAGGACGCAATGTTCAAGATTGACGACCGTCAAGAGAACGTGAGCCGGGTCAAGATAGTGGCATGTGACTCTAAGCTACTCACGCAGTGAGAGATGTATTAGATTTTgagttttctttttcactttgtAAACTCAGGCACTTGCTATATGTTGAGAGCTCCATTTGCAGCCATCAATTTAGCCTTTTATATGTACATTATCGGCCCAAAGACATATGGGACTCCTCTTAAGATtcaccat
The window above is part of the Brassica napus cultivar Da-Ae chromosome C8, Da-Ae, whole genome shotgun sequence genome. Proteins encoded here:
- the LOC106427363 gene encoding transcription initiation factor IIA subunit 2-like, with the protein product MATFELYRRSTIGMCLTETLDEMVQSGTLSPELAIQVLVQFDKSMTEALESQVKTKVSIKGHLHTYRFCDNVWTFILQDAMFKIDDRQENVSRVKIVACDSKLLTQ